The Parashewanella tropica genome window below encodes:
- a CDS encoding HAD-IA family hydrolase: MASIKTLLLDLGGVLLNLDYQATEQAFAKLGFRSFTDYYHQNAQQPFFDRLEAGKETPEAFRSKIRELSGLALSNDEIDSAWNAMLFDLPESRIELLLKLKPHYQLILFSNTNAIHYEALQLILHQQYQQDILQQVFDRVFYSHLLGLRKPQPEAFKKVLASANANPETTLFIDDTQRHIEGARHCKIQARLLQNHEDVEEILTPFLKP; encoded by the coding sequence ATGGCATCAATCAAGACATTGCTGTTGGATCTCGGTGGTGTATTGCTCAATTTGGATTATCAGGCTACTGAGCAAGCCTTTGCCAAACTAGGCTTTCGTTCCTTTACTGATTACTATCACCAAAATGCACAACAGCCTTTCTTTGACCGCTTGGAAGCAGGTAAAGAAACCCCAGAGGCTTTTAGAAGCAAGATCCGTGAGCTTTCAGGCCTAGCCTTAAGCAATGATGAAATTGATAGCGCTTGGAATGCAATGTTGTTTGATTTACCCGAATCTCGAATTGAATTGCTATTAAAGTTAAAACCTCATTATCAATTAATCCTGTTTTCAAATACTAATGCCATTCATTATGAGGCTCTGCAATTAATCTTACATCAGCAGTATCAACAAGACATTCTGCAGCAGGTATTCGACCGAGTTTTTTACTCTCATTTACTAGGCTTACGAAAGCCACAGCCAGAAGCATTTAAGAAAGTATTAGCTTCAGCCAATGCCAATCCAGAAACTACATTATTTATCGATGACACCCAAAGACACATCGAAGGTGCGCGCCACTGTAAAATTCAGGCTCGATTGCTACAAAACCATGAAGATGTAGAAGAGATATTAACTCCGTTTTTAAAACCCTAA
- a CDS encoding KpsF/GutQ family sugar-phosphate isomerase — protein MANKTQLQQWGSKVVDIEKAALDSLYHYVNSDEFAQACEVMLSCTGKVIVMGMGKSGHIGNKIAATLASTGTPAVFVHPGEASHGDLGVLSANDIVIAISNSGESSEILTLFPVIKRMGLPIISITGVPKSNMAKLAQIHLCIQVPEEACPLGLAPTSSTTATLVMGDAIAVALLQAKGFTKDDFALSHPGGSLGRKLLLKVSDVMHKGEQLPLVSPNMKITEALYVISNKGLGMAAIIDQESKLLGVFTDGDLRRVIDAEVDLRQTPISEVMTPNCITTSKNVLAAEALKLMDEKNINGLIVVDDAQCPIGALNMLDMVKSGVI, from the coding sequence ATGGCGAATAAAACTCAGCTCCAACAATGGGGCAGCAAAGTAGTCGATATCGAAAAGGCTGCCTTAGATAGCTTATATCATTATGTAAATTCGGATGAGTTTGCTCAGGCGTGTGAAGTTATGCTGAGTTGCACCGGAAAGGTGATCGTTATGGGGATGGGAAAATCCGGCCACATAGGCAATAAAATTGCCGCAACCTTGGCCAGTACCGGAACGCCTGCGGTGTTTGTTCATCCAGGAGAAGCCAGTCATGGCGATCTTGGTGTGCTATCGGCGAACGATATTGTCATTGCGATTTCAAACTCTGGTGAGTCCTCAGAAATTCTAACCTTATTTCCAGTGATCAAACGCATGGGCTTGCCGATTATCTCCATTACCGGTGTGCCTAAATCTAATATGGCAAAACTGGCACAAATACACCTTTGTATTCAGGTGCCTGAAGAAGCGTGTCCATTAGGGTTAGCGCCGACATCGAGTACGACTGCTACCTTAGTTATGGGGGATGCAATCGCCGTTGCTTTACTGCAAGCCAAAGGCTTTACCAAAGACGACTTTGCCTTGTCACATCCAGGTGGCAGTTTAGGTCGTAAACTGTTGCTTAAAGTCAGTGATGTCATGCATAAGGGTGAGCAATTGCCTTTGGTTAGCCCCAATATGAAAATCACCGAGGCTTTATATGTCATCTCTAACAAAGGCTTAGGGATGGCTGCAATCATCGATCAAGAGTCTAAACTCTTAGGTGTATTTACCGATGGTGATTTACGTCGCGTGATTGATGCTGAAGTGGATTTAAGACAAACCCCTATTTCTGAGGTCATGACGCCTAACTGTATTACAACAAGCAAAAATGTTTTGGCAGCAGAAGCACTTAAGTTAATGGATGAGAAAAACATTAATGGACTGATAGTAGTGGATGACGCACAATGTCCTATTGGAGCATTAAATATGCTTGATATGGTCAAATCTGGAGTAATTTAA
- the hpf gene encoding ribosome hibernation-promoting factor, HPF/YfiA family, translating into MQIRINGQQNGQQLDVTESLKEYVSGKMAKLERHFEQINNVRVVLNVRKSNQTAEASLILNGKEAYAKSQHDDMYTAIDLLMAKLDRQVIKHKEKLIKH; encoded by the coding sequence ATGCAAATCCGGATCAATGGTCAACAAAATGGTCAGCAGTTGGATGTTACTGAATCACTAAAAGAATACGTCAGCGGTAAAATGGCAAAACTTGAACGTCATTTCGAACAGATCAATAATGTGCGCGTCGTGCTAAATGTTCGAAAATCGAATCAAACCGCTGAAGCCAGTTTGATATTAAATGGCAAAGAAGCCTATGCCAAATCACAACATGATGATATGTATACTGCCATTGATTTGTTAATGGCAAAGCTCGATCGTCAAGTGATCAAACATAAAGAGAAGTTGATAAAACATTAA
- a CDS encoding RNA polymerase factor sigma-54 — MKASLQLKLGQQLTMTPQLQQAIRLLQLSSLELHQEVQQALESNPLLELEEELASANAESVTASEAEQDIVIKQDDNADIAEPVTPDTAETLTQEKLTEELPMDTTWDETFTAMPTSGSGALPADDLPFQGETSDGLYEHLEWQKNLTPFSSTDYGIATAIIEAIDERGYLTQSLEDILEAMGDPEIEMDEVEAVLKRVQHFDPIGVAARDVPECLLLQLSQFDEATPYLAEAKHIIKDHIDLIAVRDFRSLLKKTKLREPQLKAAMSLIQSLDPRPGLNIGRKEDEYVIPDVSVMKKNGRWQVELNPDAMPKIGLNQQYAALAKTSRSSSDTQFVRGHLQDAKWFIKSLESRNDTLLKVCNCIVKNQVNFFEHGPEAMKAMILNDVAEEIEMHESTISRVTTQKYMHTPRGIFELKYFFSSHVGTDDGGECSSTAIRALIKKLVAEENQKKPLSDNKIAQLLGEQGIKVARRTIAKYREAMMIPPSNQRKSL; from the coding sequence ATGAAAGCGTCACTCCAGCTTAAGTTAGGACAACAGCTCACCATGACGCCCCAGCTGCAACAAGCCATACGCTTGCTACAGCTTTCATCATTAGAGCTACATCAAGAAGTTCAGCAGGCTCTTGAATCTAATCCTTTGTTGGAATTAGAAGAAGAGTTAGCCTCGGCTAATGCTGAGTCCGTAACAGCATCTGAGGCTGAGCAAGATATAGTCATAAAGCAAGATGATAATGCGGACATTGCTGAGCCAGTAACGCCTGATACCGCTGAGACTTTAACCCAAGAAAAGCTCACTGAAGAGCTGCCCATGGATACGACTTGGGATGAAACCTTTACCGCTATGCCTACCTCGGGTAGTGGTGCTTTACCGGCTGACGATCTTCCGTTTCAAGGTGAAACCAGTGATGGACTATACGAGCATCTTGAATGGCAAAAAAATCTTACTCCGTTTTCTAGTACTGATTATGGTATTGCGACCGCCATTATTGAGGCCATTGATGAACGAGGGTATTTGACTCAATCGCTTGAAGATATTTTAGAAGCAATGGGCGACCCTGAGATTGAAATGGATGAAGTGGAAGCGGTATTAAAGCGAGTACAACATTTTGATCCCATTGGTGTTGCGGCTCGAGATGTACCAGAATGCTTATTATTACAATTGTCTCAGTTTGATGAGGCAACGCCGTATTTAGCCGAAGCCAAACACATTATTAAAGATCATATTGACTTGATTGCCGTTCGTGACTTTCGATCTTTGTTGAAAAAAACTAAGCTTAGAGAACCACAGTTAAAAGCAGCGATGAGTTTGATCCAAAGTTTAGACCCAAGACCGGGTTTAAACATTGGCCGTAAAGAAGATGAGTATGTTATTCCTGATGTATCCGTGATGAAAAAGAATGGGCGTTGGCAAGTGGAGTTAAATCCCGATGCGATGCCGAAAATCGGACTCAATCAGCAATACGCAGCATTAGCGAAAACCAGTCGTAGCAGTAGTGATACCCAATTTGTTCGTGGTCATCTTCAAGATGCTAAGTGGTTTATTAAAAGTTTAGAAAGTCGCAACGATACCTTATTAAAAGTGTGCAATTGTATCGTCAAAAATCAGGTCAACTTTTTTGAGCATGGCCCAGAAGCCATGAAAGCCATGATTTTGAATGATGTGGCCGAAGAAATCGAGATGCATGAATCGACCATTTCACGAGTGACGACACAAAAATACATGCACACGCCGAGAGGGATTTTTGAACTGAAGTACTTTTTCTCTAGCCATGTGGGTACTGACGATGGCGGAGAATGTTCTTCCACAGCAATTCGTGCTCTTATTAAAAAGCTAGTAGCTGAAGAAAATCAGAAGAAGCCACTCAGTGATAATAAAATAGCGCAATTACTTGGAGAACAAGGGATCAAAGTAGCAAGACGTACCATCGCCAAGTATCGAGAGGCAATGATGATCCCACCATCAAATCAGCGCAAAAGTTTATGA
- a CDS encoding HAD-IA family hydrolase, with the protein MRSYLGLRQIQVISFDLDDTLYDNRPIIKKAELQFLKCMQQIAPATHQWQSDFWLSQKQQVLELSPELSHDTWQSREQTLKFVLKQQGISEQQTQQLAKLGMEHFLFHRSNFTVPQTSLELLNALSQHYPLIGISNGNVDPKAIGIADYFQFILHSGNGLRMKPAPDMFSLACERLQLAPEHILHVGDNPHADVVGAKNFGCQAAWLNPGYGQTERQSPITTLPHIELSDIQQLRYLLP; encoded by the coding sequence ATGCGCAGTTATCTTGGTCTTCGCCAAATCCAAGTCATTAGCTTCGATCTTGACGACACCCTATATGACAACCGTCCGATCATCAAAAAGGCTGAACTACAATTTCTGAAGTGTATGCAACAAATTGCGCCAGCGACACATCAATGGCAATCAGACTTTTGGCTCAGTCAAAAACAACAAGTGCTAGAGCTATCTCCAGAACTATCTCATGATACTTGGCAGAGTCGAGAGCAAACATTGAAGTTTGTTCTTAAGCAACAAGGAATATCTGAGCAGCAGACTCAACAGTTGGCAAAGCTAGGCATGGAACATTTTTTATTCCATCGCAGCAATTTTACTGTTCCTCAAACCAGCCTTGAATTGCTTAACGCCTTGAGCCAACACTATCCACTGATTGGCATTTCCAATGGCAATGTCGATCCCAAGGCCATTGGTATTGCAGACTATTTCCAATTCATTTTACATTCTGGAAATGGCTTAAGAATGAAACCGGCACCAGATATGTTTTCGCTAGCTTGCGAGCGTCTGCAGTTGGCTCCAGAGCACATCCTTCATGTAGGTGATAACCCTCATGCCGATGTGGTTGGAGCCAAAAACTTCGGCTGCCAAGCGGCATGGTTAAATCCAGGTTATGGCCAAACCGAAAGGCAGTCGCCAATAACCACCTTACCTCATATTGAACTGAGCGATATTCAGCAACTTCGCTATTTACTACCATAA
- the rapZ gene encoding RNase adapter RapZ, with protein MKLVIVSGRSGSGKSVALKVLEDLGYYCVDNLPMSLLGGLIEELKPTQELVAISVDVRNLPEQDKVFEQQLKSFIDIEILSFFISSNDEVLLKRYTETRRLHPLAYQCKNLPEAIRIEGELLSGMSKMMDHFIDTSETNAYQLSDKIREVLLGRVEQELVINVESFGFKHGRPNDADFMFDVRFLPNPHWEEALRPFTGLDKPVQDFLNAQPEVNKFIWQIANLIDTWLPQLERNNRSYLTIAIGCTGGQHRSVFVAEQLGEHLNKNNRNVEVRHKELVNADA; from the coding sequence ATGAAATTAGTCATTGTTTCGGGTCGAAGTGGGTCGGGTAAATCGGTAGCACTTAAAGTACTTGAGGATCTAGGCTATTACTGTGTTGATAATCTACCGATGAGTTTGTTAGGTGGATTAATTGAAGAGCTAAAACCGACTCAAGAGCTGGTAGCGATCAGTGTCGATGTCCGTAATCTACCTGAACAAGACAAAGTATTTGAGCAACAACTGAAAAGTTTCATTGATATTGAGATCCTCAGTTTCTTTATCAGTTCTAATGATGAGGTTTTACTTAAACGATATACCGAAACAAGACGATTGCATCCGCTGGCCTATCAATGCAAAAACTTACCCGAAGCGATTCGTATTGAAGGTGAGCTATTGTCAGGCATGTCTAAGATGATGGATCACTTTATAGATACTTCAGAAACCAATGCTTATCAGCTCAGTGATAAAATCCGAGAGGTTTTGCTTGGTAGAGTCGAGCAAGAGCTGGTGATCAATGTGGAGTCTTTCGGTTTCAAACACGGTCGTCCTAATGATGCTGACTTTATGTTTGACGTTCGATTTCTTCCGAATCCTCATTGGGAAGAAGCCCTTAGACCATTCACTGGGCTTGATAAACCTGTTCAAGATTTTTTGAATGCTCAACCTGAAGTGAATAAGTTTATCTGGCAAATTGCCAATTTGATTGATACTTGGCTACCTCAACTTGAACGGAATAATCGTAGCTATCTGACCATTGCGATTGGCTGTACAGGTGGGCAACACCGTTCTGTGTTTGTGGCTGAGCAGCTTGGTGAGCATTTGAATAAAAATAATCGTAATGTCGAGGTTCGTCATAAGGAACTGGTGAATGCCGACGCTTGA
- the kdsC gene encoding 3-deoxy-manno-octulosonate-8-phosphatase KdsC → MPTLYGDVTQTVWNKAQQIKLIIFDVDGVFSDGRIYLSNSGEELKAFHTRDGFGVRSLLNAGFHLAVITGRKSQLLENRMTALGVEHIYQGIDDKLVPFNELLSKFELEPQQVAYIGDDMVDLPVMKQVGLSVSVADGHPYVKQQVDMVTSINGGHGAVRELADLILESQGLFESAQGMSV, encoded by the coding sequence ATGCCAACCTTATACGGTGACGTAACTCAAACCGTGTGGAATAAAGCACAACAAATTAAGCTGATCATTTTTGATGTTGATGGGGTGTTTTCTGATGGTCGCATTTACTTGAGTAATAGCGGTGAAGAGTTAAAAGCGTTCCATACGCGTGATGGTTTCGGAGTGCGGTCACTACTGAATGCTGGTTTTCACCTAGCCGTGATCACGGGTCGTAAATCACAACTGCTTGAAAATAGAATGACAGCACTCGGCGTTGAGCATATCTATCAAGGTATTGATGACAAGTTGGTACCTTTTAATGAATTGCTGAGTAAATTTGAACTGGAACCCCAACAGGTGGCTTATATCGGTGACGATATGGTTGACCTACCTGTAATGAAGCAGGTTGGGTTATCGGTGTCAGTGGCCGATGGTCATCCTTATGTTAAACAACAGGTCGACATGGTGACCTCGATAAATGGCGGTCATGGTGCCGTTCGCGAATTGGCCGATTTAATTTTAGAATCACAAGGATTGTTTGAATCGGCTCAAGGAATGAGTGTATGA
- a CDS encoding transposase produces MPAPRKSLVSLQDTPYYHCISRCVRRAFLCGLDQLTGKSYEHRRGWVEQRLLHLAEIFAIDICAYAVMSNHLHVVLHVDLDKAKRWSDLEVIEQWHRLHKGTPLTQAFIQGDSLSKAKKQELTKQIIEYRSRLCDISWFMRALNEPIARMANKEDECKGRFWEGRFKSQALLDETALLACMAYVDLNPIRAKISDTPIDSTFTSIQRRIQAKLKGVQPKELMKFNHQDVNEHEKCLPLGMRDYIKLVEETAFSLVHHNSERLVKSERILMGLNLPCENWLRLCSRFSKMFKGPAGNLMALTEYCQRLDRRRRQGAANSAKWLTPNKDETG; encoded by the coding sequence ATGCCTGCCCCTCGAAAAAGTTTAGTTAGCCTGCAAGATACGCCGTATTATCACTGTATCTCTCGTTGCGTGCGTCGTGCTTTCTTATGTGGACTCGACCAGCTCACGGGTAAAAGTTATGAGCATCGGCGAGGCTGGGTAGAACAACGCTTACTGCATCTGGCTGAAATTTTTGCCATTGATATCTGTGCTTATGCGGTGATGTCGAATCATTTGCATGTCGTATTGCACGTAGATTTAGATAAAGCAAAGCGTTGGTCAGATCTTGAAGTGATAGAGCAGTGGCATCGGCTGCATAAAGGAACACCTTTAACGCAGGCGTTCATTCAAGGCGACTCACTCTCAAAGGCTAAAAAGCAAGAGCTAACTAAACAAATCATTGAATACCGAAGTCGTCTTTGCGACATCAGCTGGTTTATGCGGGCATTAAATGAGCCTATAGCTCGGATGGCGAATAAGGAAGATGAATGTAAAGGACGTTTTTGGGAAGGTCGATTTAAATCTCAAGCTTTATTAGATGAAACAGCACTTCTGGCTTGTATGGCTTATGTAGATCTGAACCCGATCCGAGCCAAAATTTCAGACACCCCTATAGATTCCACATTCACGAGTATCCAGCGTCGTATTCAAGCTAAATTAAAAGGCGTACAGCCGAAAGAGTTGATGAAGTTTAACCATCAAGATGTGAATGAGCATGAAAAATGTTTACCACTTGGGATGCGGGATTACATCAAGCTTGTCGAAGAAACGGCATTCAGCCTAGTTCATCATAATAGTGAGCGATTGGTGAAGAGTGAACGTATTTTGATGGGCTTGAATTTACCTTGCGAAAATTGGCTAAGGTTGTGTTCTCGATTTAGCAAGATGTTTAAAGGACCTGCCGGAAACCTAATGGCATTAACCGAGTATTGCCAACGCTTAGACAGAAGACGACGACAAGGGGCGGCTAACAGTGCGAAATGGCTAACTCCGAATAAAGATGAAACTGGCTAA
- the ptsN gene encoding PTS IIA-like nitrogen regulatory protein PtsN gives MELNIILKPECTTCATPGSKKKVLEMISDLVASQYPELSSQEIFESLLAREKMGSTGIGNGIAIPHGRLDNIDTPIAVLIKCEQPIAFEAIDKQPVDILFALLVPSDQCQEHLSTLSAMAEKLSDKQTLKQLRRINDEQELYQVITG, from the coding sequence ATGGAATTAAACATCATTTTAAAGCCAGAATGCACAACCTGTGCGACGCCTGGCAGTAAGAAGAAAGTACTGGAAATGATCAGTGACTTGGTTGCTTCTCAGTATCCAGAGCTTTCTTCTCAAGAAATCTTTGAGAGCCTCCTCGCCCGTGAAAAAATGGGCAGTACGGGCATTGGAAATGGTATTGCGATCCCACATGGTCGATTAGACAACATCGATACTCCGATTGCAGTATTGATCAAATGTGAGCAGCCCATCGCCTTTGAAGCCATCGATAAGCAACCTGTGGATATCTTGTTTGCGCTATTGGTTCCTTCTGATCAGTGTCAAGAGCATCTTAGTACCTTATCAGCAATGGCTGAAAAACTCAGCGATAAGCAAACTCTCAAACAGTTACGTCGTATTAATGACGAGCAAGAACTTTATCAGGTGATTACTGGATGA
- the lptB gene encoding LPS export ABC transporter ATP-binding protein, translating to MTQKTLTAKHLAKSYKSRQVVKDVSLSVKTGQIVGLLGPNGAGKTTTFYMVVGLVKSDKGEIFIDSDDLTLDPMHMRARKGIGYLPQEASIFRKLSVYDNIMAVLQMRASLNQRQREEQLEHLLEEFHITHIRDSLGMALSGGERRRVEIARALAANPQFILLDEPFAGVDPISVIDIKKIIEQLRDRGLGVLITDHNVRETLDVCEHAYIVSHGSLIAEGTPEEILDDKHVREVYLGEQFTL from the coding sequence ATGACTCAGAAAACTCTGACAGCAAAACATCTTGCAAAAAGCTATAAATCTAGACAAGTGGTGAAGGATGTCAGTTTATCCGTAAAAACAGGGCAAATCGTCGGTTTACTGGGCCCAAATGGTGCGGGTAAAACCACCACCTTTTATATGGTGGTAGGATTGGTAAAAAGTGATAAAGGTGAGATCTTTATCGATAGCGATGATCTCACGCTTGATCCTATGCATATGCGCGCTCGGAAGGGGATTGGTTATCTTCCGCAAGAAGCCAGTATTTTCCGTAAGCTCTCGGTTTACGATAACATCATGGCCGTATTGCAAATGCGGGCATCGCTCAATCAACGCCAACGGGAAGAGCAACTAGAGCACTTACTTGAAGAATTTCATATCACCCATATTCGTGACAGCCTTGGCATGGCATTATCGGGTGGTGAACGTCGCCGAGTCGAAATTGCCCGCGCGTTGGCAGCGAATCCGCAATTTATTTTGCTGGATGAGCCATTTGCCGGGGTTGACCCTATCTCTGTCATTGATATTAAAAAGATCATTGAGCAGCTCAGAGACCGTGGTTTAGGTGTATTGATCACAGACCACAATGTCCGAGAAACACTGGATGTCTGTGAACATGCCTATATTGTGAGCCACGGCAGTTTGATTGCCGAAGGTACGCCAGAGGAAATCCTCGATGATAAGCATGTACGTGAAGTGTACTTAGGAGAGCAATTCACGTTATAG
- the lptC gene encoding LPS export ABC transporter periplasmic protein LptC has translation MNRVTLAIILFFSTALVLYWQVQQKQGEKVALGPQIERPDYMATELNSISYDKQGRLSSQVTAKHMEHYATRDTTLFTEPVYLLYGDSNESPWRISAKEGRLKKDDTQKAYLDWNVKLEAVGKKEPLQSVSTRYVELDLDKKIMTTDAMVYIKGNGFNSQGKGLYADLNRETVRLNDQVTGTYEANK, from the coding sequence ATGAACCGAGTGACCCTTGCCATCATATTGTTTTTCAGTACCGCATTAGTACTGTATTGGCAGGTGCAGCAAAAACAAGGTGAAAAAGTTGCGCTAGGTCCTCAAATTGAGCGACCTGATTACATGGCGACCGAGCTTAACAGTATTTCCTACGATAAGCAGGGACGGTTAAGCAGTCAAGTAACAGCAAAACACATGGAACATTACGCGACAAGAGATACGACATTATTTACAGAGCCTGTATATTTACTTTACGGTGATTCGAATGAGAGTCCTTGGCGCATCTCGGCTAAAGAAGGCCGCTTAAAAAAAGATGACACTCAAAAAGCTTATTTAGATTGGAATGTGAAGTTAGAAGCGGTTGGGAAAAAAGAGCCCCTTCAAAGTGTCAGTACTCGCTATGTTGAGTTGGATTTAGACAAAAAAATCATGACCACGGATGCGATGGTTTACATTAAAGGCAATGGATTTAACAGCCAAGGTAAAGGGCTATATGCCGACTTAAACCGTGAGACGGTACGCTTAAACGATCAGGTAACAGGAACCTATGAAGCGAATAAATAA
- the lptA gene encoding lipopolysaccharide transport periplasmic protein LptA, giving the protein MKRINNILLVAFCSVMTFSTVAKQDDLKQDLSISAKSQTGDLKNNKLSYFGNVKIIQGSIKIHADELSAVNDEKNGHKVFIAKGKPATFSQILDTGELGTASAVSIRYDNISGDLVLKGGAELDIGGSKMKAETIRYNIANQHVTAASSGKGSDRVQTIIPAENYQNARKKDKKSAPSSNTPAEKKQ; this is encoded by the coding sequence ATGAAGCGAATAAATAATATACTGCTGGTGGCATTTTGCTCGGTAATGACGTTCTCTACCGTAGCCAAGCAGGATGATTTGAAGCAAGATTTAAGTATTAGTGCGAAAAGCCAAACCGGCGATTTAAAAAACAATAAATTGTCGTATTTTGGTAACGTCAAAATTATCCAAGGCAGTATTAAAATTCATGCCGACGAACTGAGTGCCGTTAATGATGAAAAAAATGGCCACAAAGTGTTTATCGCCAAAGGTAAGCCGGCAACGTTTTCGCAAATATTAGATACGGGTGAATTGGGCACAGCCAGTGCCGTAAGTATTCGTTACGACAATATCAGTGGTGATTTAGTCCTTAAAGGCGGTGCTGAGTTAGATATCGGTGGCAGTAAAATGAAGGCGGAAACGATCCGCTACAATATTGCTAACCAACACGTTACCGCAGCGAGCTCTGGTAAAGGCAGCGACCGAGTACAGACCATTATTCCTGCTGAAAATTATCAAAATGCGCGTAAAAAAGACAAAAAGTCTGCGCCATCATCGAACACACCAGCTGAGAAGAAGCAATGA
- a CDS encoding HPr family phosphocarrier protein has translation MPTLEKEVLICNKLGLHARAATKLAVLASEFDAEVTLKQGDKSASASSVLGLLMLESGMGKTIKVIATGKDAKAALNAVCQLIDDKFEEAC, from the coding sequence ATGCCGACGCTTGAAAAAGAAGTTCTGATTTGCAATAAGCTGGGCTTACATGCAAGAGCAGCCACTAAACTAGCCGTATTAGCCTCAGAATTTGATGCCGAAGTGACGCTCAAGCAAGGTGATAAATCGGCATCAGCTTCAAGTGTTTTGGGATTGTTGATGCTGGAATCTGGCATGGGAAAAACCATTAAAGTTATTGCTACAGGAAAAGATGCTAAAGCGGCTTTAAATGCCGTTTGTCAGCTGATTGATGATAAGTTTGAAGAGGCTTGTTGA
- the xerC gene encoding tyrosine recombinase XerC yields MAQPDNTKIEQDFERYLRSERRLSPYTCRNYLRELTRFKALQTEEQHWQALSPDDLQSLLAKLHRQGLSPRSIALSLSSIKQLYQFLLREGKINTDPSVLLRAPKQNKPLPKNLDVDSIQHLVDINPDDPLAVRDKAIMELFYSSGLRLAELAALNTSDFSDQLKQVTVMGKGGKMRMLPVGSKAVDALQDWLDIRSTINTLDSAVFVTQKGKRLSHRSIQTRLNKWAQQQGLSSKVHPHKLRHSFATHMLEASADLRAVQELLGHADLSTTQIYTSLDFQHLAKVYDGAHPRAKRKEK; encoded by the coding sequence ATGGCGCAGCCAGACAATACTAAAATAGAACAAGACTTCGAGCGCTACTTGCGCTCAGAAAGACGATTGTCTCCCTACACCTGTCGAAATTACTTACGTGAATTAACTCGTTTTAAAGCATTACAAACGGAAGAACAACACTGGCAAGCTCTCAGCCCTGATGATTTACAATCATTGCTGGCTAAGCTCCATCGACAAGGATTGAGTCCAAGAAGTATTGCCCTTAGTTTGTCATCCATAAAACAGCTGTACCAATTTTTGTTGCGAGAAGGAAAGATCAATACTGACCCGAGCGTGTTACTTCGCGCACCTAAACAAAATAAACCATTACCCAAAAATCTTGATGTTGATAGCATTCAACACCTTGTTGATATCAACCCAGATGATCCGTTGGCTGTTCGTGACAAAGCGATCATGGAGTTGTTTTACTCAAGTGGACTTCGCTTAGCCGAACTTGCAGCATTGAATACAAGTGATTTTAGTGATCAACTAAAACAAGTCACTGTAATGGGTAAAGGTGGGAAGATGCGAATGTTACCCGTTGGCTCCAAAGCGGTAGATGCATTACAAGATTGGCTAGACATTCGAAGTACGATTAATACATTAGATTCTGCAGTTTTTGTTACCCAAAAAGGCAAGCGTTTATCTCACCGTAGTATTCAGACACGACTCAATAAATGGGCACAGCAACAAGGGCTATCAAGTAAAGTTCACCCTCACAAATTACGCCATTCATTTGCCACGCACATGCTAGAAGCGAGCGCTGATCTTAGAGCCGTACAAGAACTGTTGGGACATGCCGATTTATCCACAACACAAATCTACACCAGCTTAGACTTTCAGCATTTAGCTAAGGTTTACGACGGTGCTCATCCAAGAGCAAAAAGAAAGGAAAAATAA